From Pedobacter aquae:
CACCCATATTTTTAAGTTCATAACTTACCCTAAAATTACCTTTAGAAGTTGTTAATACCAAGACCCCGAACTTATAATTTGCATTAGAAATTACTTTATGGATAATTTTGGTAGCAATAGGAGGGTGTTTTAAAAAGAAATCTTTTAAAATAATTTCAGCTTGTGAGCCAGAGTAAATTTCTTCTTCATTTAAAATACTTAATTCAATAGTAGAAGAGAAATATTTCGATAATTCTTTGCTATTGCCGGTTTTAAAAGCATTAGAAACTTCATCGATAACATCAAAAGAGAGCGCAGTTTTAAATAAAAAGAGGAATAAAATAGTGAATGCTGGTTTCATAAATGTTTGATTAATGAGCTAAAACTACATAAAAGATGCCATAAAATATTCTTGAATATAGCAATTTAAGGCTTAACCACTTCCCTTAAAATTATATATTTGTACTGTGAAAAATAAAAAAGTTGCACTTATTATTCTTGACGGCTGGGGATACGGTCGTAAAGATACCTCAAATGCCATTAATGTGGCTAACACTCCTTTTTTCGATTCTTGTCTTCAAAAATATCCAAACAGTACGTTAGAAGCTTCTGGTTTAGCCGTTGGTTTGCCAGAAGGCCAAATGGGTAACTCAGAAGTTGGCCACATGAATCTTGGTGCTGGGCGTGTAGTTTATCAGGAATTAGGGCGTATTAATAAAGCAGTAACCGATAAAGAATTTACTTCTAACCAGGCTATCAAAAATGCTTTTGAGTATGCTAAAAAAGAAAATAAGGATGTTCATTTTATTGGATTAGTTTCTGATGGAGGCGTACATTCACACATTAACCACCTTAAAGGTTTATGTGATACAGCACAAGATTTTGGTTTAGAAAATGTGTTTATTCATGCCTTTTTAGATGGTAGAGATACAGACCCAAATTCTGGATTAGGTTTTATAACCGAGCTGAATGATCATTTACAACATACATCAGCAAAATTAGCCTCTGCCATTGGTAGGTATTACGCCATGGATAGGGATAACCGTTGGGAGCGTGTGAAATTAGCTTATGATTTATTGGTTAAAGCAGAAGGTAAGAAAGTAGACGCCATTACTAATGGTATACAAGAATCTTACGAAGAAGGTGTAACCGATGAATTTATAAAACCTTTGGTAGTTTGCAATCAAGATGGTAATCCTACAGCAACTATTAAAGACGGCGATGTGGTCATCTGTTTCAACTTTAGAACAGACCGCGGACGGGAGATAACTTTAGCCTTATCGCAAAAAGCATTTCCAGAGTATGATATGAAGCCTTTGGATTTGTATTATGTTACCATGACTAGTTATGATGAAACTTTTCAAAAAGTTAATGTAGCTTTTGGTAAGGATGATTTAGTGATGACCTTAGGCGAGGTTATAGAGCAAGCAGGTAAAAATCAAATCAGAATTGCTGAAACAGAGAAATATCCGCATGTTACTTTCTTCTTCTCTGGCGGTAGAGAGAAAGAGTTTAAAAACGAAAAAAGGTTGTTAATTCCTTCTCCTAAAGTAGCTACTTATGATTTGCAACCGGAAATGAGCGCTCATGGAATTACCGAAGCTATTATTCCTGAATTGCTTGCAGAATGGCCAGATTTTATTTGCCTAAATTTTGCTAACCCAGATATGGTTGGGCATACAGGCGTATTTGATGCTGTTGTTAAGGCTGTAGAAACGGTAGACCATTGTGCAGAGCAAGTTGTTAAAGCTGGTTTAGAACACGGTTATTCTTTCATCATCATCGCAGACCACGGTAATGCAGATTTTATGGTGAATGAAGATGGTTCTGCCAATACTGCCCATAGCACAAATTTGGTTCCTTGTATCTTAATTGATGAAGACTATAAACAAGTTAAAAATGGTAAACTTGGAGATATAGCACCAACCATACTTAAAATAATGAATATTAGTATCCCAGCAGAAATGACTGGTGATATATTGGTATAAATGATTAGGATAATCTTTATCATATCCGCACTATGCTTAACAGCCTGTTCTTTCTCTAGCGAAAAAAAGGAACAGGCTGTTAATTATTACAATCTTCAAAAATACTTTTCTGAAGAAGCTGCAAGGTTAAATAAAATTAAACCAGGCATCAATAAAACAGTAAAGCATAATCATGATTCTGAAACGCAAAACATAAAAGTTGAAGATTGGATAAAAGAACTTGCTCTTTTTGTAGAATCAGATATTAATAAAGTTGCTTGGAAAAACAGCTATCAAAAAGATAGTACCAGCACCAGCATTACCTATACGGCTAAAGAAGAAAACCTAAGAACAAGAAAAATTATTATCCTACTTAAAGGAAATAAGCCATCAAAAATTAGCATCACTAACCAAACAAAAAACAACCTATATTATACCAAAGAAGAGCTTATTTATATTCCAGATTCTCTGTATCAGATAGAGAAATTTCAGGATGTAAAAGTTCTAGGTATTAATAATTATCAGGTAAAAGGTGTTTTTAATTAATTTTTGATGTTGATAAGTAGTTGTTTCGATTTTTCTATCTGAGATACAATGTCTTTTCTAGCAGCATTTTCGGCTAACACTTTCTTTAAATCGGTTATAGATGAGTTAGCGGCAGAAATAGCAGCGTTTTTGTTATAAATTTCATTCACTTTCTGACTTTTAAAAACGCTATACTCTTGATAAGCTAAACCTCTGTTCTGATAAAATTTCATATCGCTAGGCGTAAGCTCAATCCCACTAGAGAAATCTTTAATCGCACCAAGTAAAAGTTCTTCTTTCTCAGGATTTTTATAATCTTTTATTTGCCCGCTTAAAAGCATTTTGGCTTTGCCTCTGTAGTAATAAGCAATAGCTTCTGAGGGTTTATAAGCAACTAATTTATCAAAAGACTCTATAGATTTTTTATAATTTGAAGAATGATAATAAGCATAACCTAAAAGATAAAGTGCATTCATATTGCCATGATCTTGTTTAACGGCTTGTTCAAAAAAAGTGGCAGCAGAATTAAAATCGCCATTCATCATGGCTTTTTGTCCAAGGCGCTCAAACGGAGTTTGTGCAACTAGGGTAATGGGTAAAATAAGGGCTAAAACTGTTAAAATTTTAAATTTCATGGATATAACTATTACCTTTAAAGATTGTAATTTGTGAAAATATAAACGATTTTAAAACTAAAATATTTCTTTTTCTGAACTTTAATTACCTGACTATTTTTCAGTTTATAAAAATGAGGATATAAGGAAATAGCCATATAAAGTAATTATTAACTTAAAATTACCATTGGCATAACTGTTGAACTTCTATGTAATTCAAAAATAAGAGGCAAATAGGTGATTTTAATCTGCCAATTTGGCTTTATTCAAAAATAAGATGATATGAGCAAATTCGATCCGTTCGATTTTAACCAAGCAATGCCACTAATAAATGAAGATACCGAGTTTTTTCCTCTCATGTCTCAAGAAGACGAGGAAGAAATGAATAATGAACAAACACCAGAAATTCTTGCTGTTTTGCCTTTAAGAAACACAGTTTTATTTCCCGGAGTTGTTATTCCTATTACTGTTGGTAGAGATAAATCTATCAAACTGATAAAAGACGCTTATAAAGGCGATAGGGTTATTGGTGTAGTAGCGCAGCTAGATGTGAGTGTAGAAGACCCAAAATTTGACGAGCTTAATAAAGTAGGTACAGTAGCTGTTATTGTTAAAATGCTACAAATGCCAGATGGCAACACAACCGTAATTATACAAGGTAAAAACCGTTTCGAGCTGGTAGAGCAAGTACAATCAGAACCTTATATAAAAGCTACAGTAAAGAAATTTGAAGAGGTAAGACCTAAGGTTGATAAAGAATTTAAAGCAATGGTTTCATCTGTTAAAGAGATGGCTATGCAAATTATTCAGTTTTCGCCTAATATACCTTCTGAAGCTGCTATAGCCATTAAAAATATAGAAAGCGTACCTTTTTTAATCAACTTTATTTCTTCTAATATGAATGCTTCTGTTGCAGACAAACAGGGCATGTTAGAAGTTGCAAATTTGAGAGACAGGGCTCAAATGGTTTTAAGCCATTTAAGTACCGAGCTGCAATTATTAGAACTTAAAAATCAAATCCAAAACAAAGTAAAGGTTGATTTAGACAAGCAACAAAGAGATTACTTCTTAAATCAGCAACTTAAAACTATTCAGGAAGAATTAGGTGGTAATTCTCCAGACATGGAAATTGAAGATTTAAGAAAAAAAGGCAGTAAGAAGCAATGGTCTAAAGAAACAGCTAATCATTTCCACAAAGAGCTGGATAAATTAGCCAGAATGAATCCGGCTGCAGCCGATTACTCTGTGCAAATTAACTATTTAGAAGTGTTGTTAGATTTGCCTTGGCAACAATTTACCAAAGATAATTTCGATTTAAAAAGAGCTCAAAAAATATTAGATAAAGACCATTACGGTTTAGATAAGGTTAAAAAGCGTATTGTAGAATATTTAGCTGTTTTAAAGCTAAAACATAATATGAAAGCACCTATTTTATGCTTGGTCGGCCCTCCGGGAGTTGGTAAAACTTCATTAGGGAAATCTGTAGCTAAGGCTTTAGGTAGAAAATATGTAAGAATGGCTTTAGGTGGTGTAAGAGATGAAGCCGAGATAAGAGGACATCGTAAAACTTACATCGGCGCTATGCCTGGGCGTATTATCCAATCTATTAAAAAGGCAGGAAGTTCAAATCCGGTTTTTGTTTTAGATGAGATTGATAAAGTAGGAAATGATTTTAGAGGCGACCCTTCATCGGCTTTATTAGAGGTTTTAGATCCAGAACAAAATAACGCTTTTAATGATCATTTTGTAGAGTTAGATTATGATTTATCTAACGTGATGTTTATTGCAACAGCCAATTCTTTAAGTAGCATACAACCTGCTTTGTTAGACAGGATGGAAATTATCGAAGTAAATGGCTATACGATTGAGGAAAAAATAGAAATCGCTAAAAAGCATCTTTTACCAAAACAGAAAGAGCAACACGGTTTAAAAACTAAAGATGTGAATTTAAAATCATCAGTAATAGAGAAAATTATTGAGGATTATACACGCGAATCTGGTGTTAGAGGTTTAGAGAAAAAAATAGGTTCTGTAGTACGTGGTGCCGCTACCAAGTTAGCCATGGAAGAAGCCTATAATGTTAATTTTACGGCTCATGATATAGAAGAAATTTTAGGAGCACCTATTTTTGATAAAGACTTTTATGAAGGTAATGAAGTTGCTGGCGTGGTAACAGGCTTAGCCTGGACACAAGTTGGCGGCGATATTTTGTTTATAGAAGCCAGTTTAAGCCCTGGGAAAGGCAGAATGACCTTAACCGGAAATTTAGGAGATGTAATGAAAGAATCTGCTACCATTGCCATGGCTTATATGAGAGCACATGCTGCAAGTTTTGGTATAGAATATCGGGTTTTTGACCAATGGGATATTCATATTCACGTACCAGCCGGTGCAACACCAAAAGATGGCCCTTCTGCTGGTATAACCATGTTAACAGCTTTAACATCTGCATTTACACAAAGAAAAGTTAAAGAACATTTAGCCATGACGGGCGAGATTACCCTACGTGGGAAAGTTTTGCCAGTAGGTGGTATTAAAGAAAAGATTTTAGCAGCTAAAAGAGCAAATATTAAGGATATCATTTTATCTAAAGCAAACAGAAAAGATATTTTGGAGATTAAAGAGTCTTACATTAAAGATTTGAGCTTCCATTACGTAACCGATATGACAGAAGTTATAAAACTAGCTTTGTTAGATAAGAAGGTGAAAAATGCCTTAGATATTGTTTATAAAGAG
This genomic window contains:
- the gpmI gene encoding 2,3-bisphosphoglycerate-independent phosphoglycerate mutase — its product is MKNKKVALIILDGWGYGRKDTSNAINVANTPFFDSCLQKYPNSTLEASGLAVGLPEGQMGNSEVGHMNLGAGRVVYQELGRINKAVTDKEFTSNQAIKNAFEYAKKENKDVHFIGLVSDGGVHSHINHLKGLCDTAQDFGLENVFIHAFLDGRDTDPNSGLGFITELNDHLQHTSAKLASAIGRYYAMDRDNRWERVKLAYDLLVKAEGKKVDAITNGIQESYEEGVTDEFIKPLVVCNQDGNPTATIKDGDVVICFNFRTDRGREITLALSQKAFPEYDMKPLDLYYVTMTSYDETFQKVNVAFGKDDLVMTLGEVIEQAGKNQIRIAETEKYPHVTFFFSGGREKEFKNEKRLLIPSPKVATYDLQPEMSAHGITEAIIPELLAEWPDFICLNFANPDMVGHTGVFDAVVKAVETVDHCAEQVVKAGLEHGYSFIIIADHGNADFMVNEDGSANTAHSTNLVPCILIDEDYKQVKNGKLGDIAPTILKIMNISIPAEMTGDILV
- the lon gene encoding endopeptidase La gives rise to the protein MSKFDPFDFNQAMPLINEDTEFFPLMSQEDEEEMNNEQTPEILAVLPLRNTVLFPGVVIPITVGRDKSIKLIKDAYKGDRVIGVVAQLDVSVEDPKFDELNKVGTVAVIVKMLQMPDGNTTVIIQGKNRFELVEQVQSEPYIKATVKKFEEVRPKVDKEFKAMVSSVKEMAMQIIQFSPNIPSEAAIAIKNIESVPFLINFISSNMNASVADKQGMLEVANLRDRAQMVLSHLSTELQLLELKNQIQNKVKVDLDKQQRDYFLNQQLKTIQEELGGNSPDMEIEDLRKKGSKKQWSKETANHFHKELDKLARMNPAAADYSVQINYLEVLLDLPWQQFTKDNFDLKRAQKILDKDHYGLDKVKKRIVEYLAVLKLKHNMKAPILCLVGPPGVGKTSLGKSVAKALGRKYVRMALGGVRDEAEIRGHRKTYIGAMPGRIIQSIKKAGSSNPVFVLDEIDKVGNDFRGDPSSALLEVLDPEQNNAFNDHFVELDYDLSNVMFIATANSLSSIQPALLDRMEIIEVNGYTIEEKIEIAKKHLLPKQKEQHGLKTKDVNLKSSVIEKIIEDYTRESGVRGLEKKIGSVVRGAATKLAMEEAYNVNFTAHDIEEILGAPIFDKDFYEGNEVAGVVTGLAWTQVGGDILFIEASLSPGKGRMTLTGNLGDVMKESATIAMAYMRAHAASFGIEYRVFDQWDIHIHVPAGATPKDGPSAGITMLTALTSAFTQRKVKEHLAMTGEITLRGKVLPVGGIKEKILAAKRANIKDIILSKANRKDILEIKESYIKDLSFHYVTDMTEVIKLALLDKKVKNALDIVYKEPIKQKQD
- a CDS encoding tetratricopeptide repeat protein, coding for MKFKILTVLALILPITLVAQTPFERLGQKAMMNGDFNSAATFFEQAVKQDHGNMNALYLLGYAYYHSSNYKKSIESFDKLVAYKPSEAIAYYYRGKAKMLLSGQIKDYKNPEKEELLLGAIKDFSSGIELTPSDMKFYQNRGLAYQEYSVFKSQKVNEIYNKNAAISAANSSITDLKKVLAENAARKDIVSQIEKSKQLLINIKN
- a CDS encoding DUF4783 domain-containing protein, which gives rise to MKPAFTILFLFLFKTALSFDVIDEVSNAFKTGNSKELSKYFSSTIELSILNEEEIYSGSQAEIILKDFFLKHPPIATKIIHKVISNANYKFGVLVLTTSKGNFRVSYELKNMGGKFLINQIRIEENKA